The genome window CATACTGTAAACAAGGCCTACCAAATTTTAAAACAAGAAGGATTTATTCAAATACATCGTCAAAAAGGAGTGGTTATTCATCCGGATGGGGTAGCTAAGGCAGATGAGCTATTTTTTACTAAATTACAAACGAAGCTAAAACCACTCATCGCGGAATCGGTTGTGCGCGGTGTCACCGAAGAGAAGTGGCTCGAAGTAAGTAAAGCAATTTTTGACGAAATGCATGGACGGAGAGTGGAG of Listeria monocytogenes contains these proteins:
- a CDS encoding GntR family transcriptional regulator, with amino-acid sequence MLLAIDLQSDEPIYTQICNQIIEGMAKRELLPGDKLPSVRSLGADIGINFHTVNKAYQILKQEGFIQIHRQKGVVIHPDGVAKADELFFTKLQTKLKPLIAESVVRGVTEEKWLEVSKAIFDEMHGRRVE